One segment of Antennarius striatus isolate MH-2024 chromosome 5, ASM4005453v1, whole genome shotgun sequence DNA contains the following:
- the nbl1 gene encoding neuroblastoma suppressor of tumorigenicity 1 has protein sequence MWQRIQICCTLFALCSAAPPAHINRLALFPDKSAWCEAKNITQIVGHTGCQPRSIQNRACLGQCFSYSVPNTFPQSTESLVHCDSCMPAQTQWEVVTLECPGSEESPHVDKLVERIFQCSCQSCSKEGAQEGALMQLYPTDNVLDAPPLLDTLIGVRSHPLPPSDTPAIKHAHPHTPHHTLPQKSDGG, from the exons ATGTGGCAGAGGATTCAGATCTGCTGCACACTGTTTGCACTGTGTTCAGCAGCACCGCCTGCACACATCAACCGCCTGGCGCTGTTCCCTGACAAGAGCGCCTGGTGTGAAGCCAAGAACATCACACAGATAGTCGGGCACACGGGATGTCAGCCTCGCTCTATTCAAAACAG AGCTTGTCTGGGGCAGTGTTTCAGTTACAGTGTCCCCAACACGTTCCCACAGTCGACCGAGTCTTTGGTACACTGTGACTCCTGCATGCCTGCCCAGACACAGTGGGAAGTG gtgacTCTGGAGTGCCCAGGTAGTGAAGAATCCCCTCACGTTGATAAACTGGTGGAGAGGATATTCCAGTGCAGCTGTCAGTCCTGTAGTAAGGAAGGCGCCCAGGAGGGGGCGCTCATGCAGCTCTACCCAACAGACAACGTCCTGGACGCTCCGCCCCTACTCGACACCCTGATCGGCGTTCGGTCTCACCCTCTCCCCCCTTCAGACACACCCGCTATTAAGCACGCTCACCCGCACACTCCGCATCACACACTACCGCAAAAATCGGATGGAGggtag
- the LOC137594945 gene encoding MICOS complex subunit Mic10-like: MADEYGPKWDRCLADTVVKTVTGLGVGVMLSVLFFKRRTWPVSFGSGLGLGMGYANCQHDFRSPFLIHGRTVKDQ; encoded by the exons ATGGCGGACGAGTACGGACCTAAATGGGACCGCTGCCTCGCTGATACAGTGGTGAAAACAG TAACTGGCCTTGGAGTTGGTGTGATGCTGTCTGTCCTATTCTTTAAAC GTCGCACATGGCCTGTCTCATTTGGATCCGGGTTGGGACTTGGCATGGGGTACGCCAACTGTCAGCATGACTTTAGGTCACCATTCCTGATCCACGGCCGCACAGTTAAG gacCAGTAA
- the capzb gene encoding F-actin-capping protein subunit beta isoform X2, which produces MSDRQLDCALDLMRRLPPQQIEKNLSDLIDLVPSLCEDLLSSVDQPLKIARDKVVGKDYLLCDYNRDGDSYRSPWSNKYDPPIEDGAMPSSRLRKLEVEANNAFDQYRDLYFEGGVSSVYLWDLDHGFAGVILIKKAGDGSKKIKGCWDSIHVVEVQEKSNGRTAHYKLTSTVMLWLQTTKADSGTMNLGGSLTRQTEKDDTVGEAPPHIGTIGRLVEDMENKIRSTLNDIYFGKTKDIVNGLRSVQCLDDKAQHDAFRSDLLVAIKRKHKQ; this is translated from the exons ATG agtgacaggcagctggACTGTGCCCTGGACCTGATGAGGCGTCTGCCTCCTCAGCAGATTGAGAAGAACCTCAGTGACCTCATTGACCTG gtgccCAGTCTGTGTGAggacctcctctcctctgtggACCAGCCACTGAAGATTGCCCGGGATAAGGTGGTGGGGAAGGACTATTTGCTGTGTGATTACAACCGAGACGGCGACTCCTACAG ATCTCCGTGGAGTAATAAGTATGATCCCCCCATTGAAGATGGCGCCATGCCTTCATCTCGACTGAGGAAACTGGAGGTGGAAGCCAACAACGCCTTTGACCAGTACAGAGACCT TTACTTTGAGGGCGGCGTGTCTTCTGTGTACCTGTGGGACTTGGATCATGGCTTTGCTGGAGTTATTCTCATCAAGAAGGCTGGAGATGGATCCAAGAAAATCAAAGGGTGCTGGGACTCCATCCATGTGGTGGAGGTGCAG GAAAAGTCCAACGGCCGCACTGCTCACTACAAACTCACCTCCACCGTCATGCTGTGGCTCCAGACAACAAAGGCCGACTCCGGCACCATGAATCTGGGCGGCAGCCTTACGAGACAG ACGGAAAAAGACGACACAGTCGGAGAGGCTCCCCCTCACATCGGCACCATCGGCCGCCTTGTTGAA GATATGGAGAACAAGATTCGCTCCACTCTCAATGATATCTACTTTGGCAAAACCAAGGACATCGTCAACGGTCTAAG gAGTGTTCAATGTCTGGACGATAAGGCACAGCACGACGCGTTTCGATCTGACCTGCTGGTTGCAATCAAACGCAAGCACAAGCAATAG
- the capzb gene encoding F-actin-capping protein subunit beta isoform X1 — MSDRQLDCALDLMRRLPPQQIEKNLSDLIDLVPSLCEDLLSSVDQPLKIARDKVVGKDYLLCDYNRDGDSYRSPWSNKYDPPIEDGAMPSSRLRKLEVEANNAFDQYRDLYFEGGVSSVYLWDLDHGFAGVILIKKAGDGSKKIKGCWDSIHVVEVQEKSNGRTAHYKLTSTVMLWLQTTKADSGTMNLGGSLTRQTEKDDTVGEAPPHIGTIGRLVEDMENKIRSTLNDIYFGKTKDIVNGLRSIESLPDNQKYRQLQKELSQVLTQRQIFID, encoded by the exons ATG agtgacaggcagctggACTGTGCCCTGGACCTGATGAGGCGTCTGCCTCCTCAGCAGATTGAGAAGAACCTCAGTGACCTCATTGACCTG gtgccCAGTCTGTGTGAggacctcctctcctctgtggACCAGCCACTGAAGATTGCCCGGGATAAGGTGGTGGGGAAGGACTATTTGCTGTGTGATTACAACCGAGACGGCGACTCCTACAG ATCTCCGTGGAGTAATAAGTATGATCCCCCCATTGAAGATGGCGCCATGCCTTCATCTCGACTGAGGAAACTGGAGGTGGAAGCCAACAACGCCTTTGACCAGTACAGAGACCT TTACTTTGAGGGCGGCGTGTCTTCTGTGTACCTGTGGGACTTGGATCATGGCTTTGCTGGAGTTATTCTCATCAAGAAGGCTGGAGATGGATCCAAGAAAATCAAAGGGTGCTGGGACTCCATCCATGTGGTGGAGGTGCAG GAAAAGTCCAACGGCCGCACTGCTCACTACAAACTCACCTCCACCGTCATGCTGTGGCTCCAGACAACAAAGGCCGACTCCGGCACCATGAATCTGGGCGGCAGCCTTACGAGACAG ACGGAAAAAGACGACACAGTCGGAGAGGCTCCCCCTCACATCGGCACCATCGGCCGCCTTGTTGAA GATATGGAGAACAAGATTCGCTCCACTCTCAATGATATCTACTTTGGCAAAACCAAGGACATCGTCAACGGTCTAAG ATCTATTGAGTCTTTGCCTGATAACCAAAAGTACCGGCAGCTCCAAAAGGAGCTGTCGCAGGTCCTCACCCAGCGTCAGATCTTCATTGATTAG